In Dermochelys coriacea isolate rDerCor1 chromosome 10, rDerCor1.pri.v4, whole genome shotgun sequence, one DNA window encodes the following:
- the LOC119862545 gene encoding uncharacterized protein LOC119862545 isoform X1: MWISSPALQHTFENVKHIKISVHPTSSIQVSSSGTDNLTIYESRTTPFGSEEKKEEKTLRSLVEILQDMIQDVPTQRTPTERTIITPKIVKSYINESIGSLWLNVGQKHGGKLQKSKKKAAVTRKFTTSTTTPFWRLRTGTEVSVILHPNESSSSTTPLKKIFITFENVISKRKSKTFDQLTNGSLENLVQSLKNVKKLKQKQKTLTETENITKEAEKLKHVAKVKKIHVYDKVKHRPAGEVILEKIEKLKKLLQKPPDYVKENPHLKEYVESSENYITKSLMLEKEAEASLGQLYHQPKPSPPKEKVEQNAEEVEQDMAEIRKLRAFINLLYDFSPQLATYIGSSDKKYVPEDISVKAIAVLDAMKHVFCGSQAEQNKSVLKKLLEDDIKLLNIVLKNHE, translated from the exons cattgCAACATACTTTCGAGAATGTTAAACACATAAAG ATCAGTGTGCATCCAACCTCATCTATCCAGGTTTCAAGCTCAGGAACAGACAACTTAACAATCTATG AATCTCGTACaaccccttttgggtcagaagaaaagaaagaagaaaaaaccctGAGGAGCCTTGTGGAGATTCTGCAGGATATGATACAAGATGTTCCTACACAGCGCACACCAACTGAACGAACAATCATTACACCCAAAATAGTGAAATCGTATATTAATGAAAGTATTGGCTCTCTTTGGTTAAATGTGGGCCAAAAACATGGTGGAAAGCTACAGAAGTCAAAGAAAAAAGCTGCTGTTACAAGAAAATTTACTACATCTACAACAACCCCCTTTTGGAGACTGCGAACTGGCACTGAAGTTTCTGTTATTTTACACCCTAATGAGTCTTCTAGCTCAACAAcaccacttaaaaaaatatttattacatttgaaaatgttatttcaaaaagaaaaagtaagacTTTTGATCAGTTAACAAATGGATCCCTGGAAAATCTAGTTCAATCTTTAAAGAATGTAAAAAAActcaaacagaaacagaaaactctaacagaaacagaaaacatCACCAAAGAAGCAGAAAAACTGAAACATGTTGCAAAGGTGAAAAAGATACATGTATATGACAAAGTGAAACATCGACCTGCAGGTGAAGTAATCTTGGAAAAGATTGAAAAGCTAAAAAAATTGTTACAGAAGCCACCAGATTATGTTAAAGAAAATCCACACCTCAAAGAGTATGTTGAATCATCTGAAAACTATATAACGAAATCTCTTATGCTGGAAAAAGAAGCAGAGGCTTCACTAGGTCAGCTATATCACCAACCTAAACCTTCACCTCCGAAAGAAAAGGTAGAACAGAACGCAGAAGAAGTAGAACAGGACATGGCAGAAATCAGAAAGTTAAGAGCATTTATTAACCTGCTGTATGATTTTAGTCCTCAGCTAGCTACATATATTGGTAGTTCTGACAAGAAATATGTCCCAGAGGATATTAGTGTAAAAGCTATTGCTGTTCTTGATGCTATGAAACATGTTTTCTGTGGAAGTCAGGCAGAGCAAAACAAAAGTGTGTTGAAGAAGTTGCTAGAGGATGATATAAAGCTTTTAAACATAGTTCTTAAGAACCACGAATAG
- the LOC119862545 gene encoding uncharacterized protein LOC119862545 isoform X2, translated as MIQDVPTQRTPTERTIITPKIVKSYINESIGSLWLNVGQKHGGKLQKSKKKAAVTRKFTTSTTTPFWRLRTGTEVSVILHPNESSSSTTPLKKIFITFENVISKRKSKTFDQLTNGSLENLVQSLKNVKKLKQKQKTLTETENITKEAEKLKHVAKVKKIHVYDKVKHRPAGEVILEKIEKLKKLLQKPPDYVKENPHLKEYVESSENYITKSLMLEKEAEASLGQLYHQPKPSPPKEKVEQNAEEVEQDMAEIRKLRAFINLLYDFSPQLATYIGSSDKKYVPEDISVKAIAVLDAMKHVFCGSQAEQNKSVLKKLLEDDIKLLNIVLKNHE; from the coding sequence ATGATACAAGATGTTCCTACACAGCGCACACCAACTGAACGAACAATCATTACACCCAAAATAGTGAAATCGTATATTAATGAAAGTATTGGCTCTCTTTGGTTAAATGTGGGCCAAAAACATGGTGGAAAGCTACAGAAGTCAAAGAAAAAAGCTGCTGTTACAAGAAAATTTACTACATCTACAACAACCCCCTTTTGGAGACTGCGAACTGGCACTGAAGTTTCTGTTATTTTACACCCTAATGAGTCTTCTAGCTCAACAAcaccacttaaaaaaatatttattacatttgaaaatgttatttcaaaaagaaaaagtaagacTTTTGATCAGTTAACAAATGGATCCCTGGAAAATCTAGTTCAATCTTTAAAGAATGTAAAAAAActcaaacagaaacagaaaactctaacagaaacagaaaacatCACCAAAGAAGCAGAAAAACTGAAACATGTTGCAAAGGTGAAAAAGATACATGTATATGACAAAGTGAAACATCGACCTGCAGGTGAAGTAATCTTGGAAAAGATTGAAAAGCTAAAAAAATTGTTACAGAAGCCACCAGATTATGTTAAAGAAAATCCACACCTCAAAGAGTATGTTGAATCATCTGAAAACTATATAACGAAATCTCTTATGCTGGAAAAAGAAGCAGAGGCTTCACTAGGTCAGCTATATCACCAACCTAAACCTTCACCTCCGAAAGAAAAGGTAGAACAGAACGCAGAAGAAGTAGAACAGGACATGGCAGAAATCAGAAAGTTAAGAGCATTTATTAACCTGCTGTATGATTTTAGTCCTCAGCTAGCTACATATATTGGTAGTTCTGACAAGAAATATGTCCCAGAGGATATTAGTGTAAAAGCTATTGCTGTTCTTGATGCTATGAAACATGTTTTCTGTGGAAGTCAGGCAGAGCAAAACAAAAGTGTGTTGAAGAAGTTGCTAGAGGATGATATAAAGCTTTTAAACATAGTTCTTAAGAACCACGAATAG